In one window of Miscanthus floridulus cultivar M001 chromosome 12, ASM1932011v1, whole genome shotgun sequence DNA:
- the LOC136495170 gene encoding tuliposide A-converting enzyme 1, chloroplastic-like — protein sequence MSSATTAAEGDDDEVVHDFAPQLLVYKSGRLERPLAMPPIPPGRDAATGVVSKDVALSPHSFVRLYLPPAAATAERKLPVVVYFHGGGFVIGSAGSAAYHRCINDLAASCPAVAVSVDYRLAPEHPVPAAYEDSLAALKWALSSSSVAEAEADPWLAAHGDPARVFLAGDSAGGNICHHLAMHPDIRDDAAGLKLKGVVLIHPWFWGKDPIAGEPRSPSKQQQQKGLWEFVCPGAVDGVDDPRMNPTAPGAPGLENLQCRKVMVCVAEGDVLRWRGKLYAEEAARARKDAELFESQGVGHVFYLLEPAQEKARELLDRIAAFVSTE from the coding sequence ATGTCGAGCGCCACGACGGCCGCTGAAGGGGACGACGACGAGGTCGTGCACGACTTCGCCCCGCAACTCCTGGTGTACAAGAGCGGCCGCCTGGAGCGGCCACTCGCGATGCCGCCGATCCCACCCGGCCGCGACGCCGCCACGGGCGTCGTGTCCAAGGACGTGGCCCTCTCGCCGCACTCCTTCGTGCGCCTGTACCTCCCGCCCGCCGCCGCTACGGCCGAGAGGAAGCTCCCCGTGGTCGTCTACTTCCACGGCGGCGGCTTCGTGATCGGATCGGCCGGGTCGGCCGCGTACCACCGCTGCATCAACGACCTCGCCGCCTCCTGCCCGGCCGTGGCCGTCTCCGTGGACTACCGCCTCGCGCCGGAGCACCCGGTCCCCGCCGCGTACGAGGACTCCCTCGCGGCGCTCAAGTGGGCGCTGTCGTCGTCGTCcgtggccgaggccgaggccgacccgTGGCTCGCGGCGCACGGCGACCCCGCCCGCGTGTTCCTCGCCGGCGACAGCGCGGGAGGCAACATCTGCCACCACCTCGCCATGCACCCGGACATCCGAGACGACGCTGCTGGCCTCAAGCTCAAGGGCGTCGTGCTCATCCACCCCTGGTTCTGGGGCAAGGACCCCATCGCCGGGGAGCCGCGGAGCCCCTCGAAACAACAGCAGCAGAAGGGCCTGTGGGAGTTCGTGTGCCCCggcgcggtggacggcgtggaCGACCCGCGGATGAACCCGACGGCGCCCGGCGCGCCGGGGCTGGAGAACCTGCAGTGCCGGAAGGTGATGGTGTGCGTGGCCGAGGGCGACGTCCTTCGGTGGCGCGGGAAGCTGTACGCGGAGGAGGCGGCGCGGGCCAGAAAGGACGCGGAGCTGTTCGAGTCCCAAGGAGTCGGGCATGTGTTCTACCTGCTGGAGCCCGCGCAAGAGAAGGCCAGGGAGCTGCTGGACAGGATCGCGGCGTTTGTCAGTACGGAGTGA
- the LOC136495833 gene encoding predicted GPI-anchored protein 58: protein MVGSGHSAKLPPLPSASLIRCSAKRRVGHLGDFGRPGSPSLRQPASPRRPAPAPRAAIRAHASPPPPPRRALPSAPTSARLRPRAARCRPLPVRRPRARQSLGHAPAPAPAPAPACGRAWPTLPRRPTNAEEPALPPAAPRGPPAPTPPVPDPVLDSGDPDPNPDTARPYPRRPSGFGNLTVQRREEPVGAKSKFLSLCRSAYTASPRHYTDPPWPR from the exons aTGGtcggatcggggcactcggcaaagttgcctcctttgccgagtgcctccctgatccggtgTTCGGCAAAGCGGCGGGTGGGGCACTTAGGTGATTTCGGTCGGCCGGGCAGTCCAAGCCTCAGACAGCCAGCCAGCCCCCGCCGgcccgcccccgcgccgcgcgccgcaaTCCGCGCCCACGCCAGCCCACCCCCGCCCCCACGCCGCGCGCTGCCATCCGCGCCCACGTCGGCCCGCCTCCGCCCCCGAGCCGCGCGCTGCCGTCCCCTCCCTGTGCGCCGCCCCCGCGCTCGCCAGTCACTGGGCCACGCGCCGGCGCCTGCCCCCGCCCCCGCACCCGCGTGTGGCCGAGCGTGGCCAACTCTCCCACGCCGGCCCACCAACGCCGAggagccggccctgcccccggccgcgccccgtggaccgcccgccccgacgccgcccgtgccCGACCCCGTTCTCGACTCCGGCGACCCCGACCCCAACCCCGacaccgcccgcccctacccgcGGCGCCCatcag gttttggaaacctcaccgtgcagaggAG agaagagcccgtcggagccaaGTCGAAGTTCCTGTCGCTGTGCCGGTCTGCctacaccgcgtcgcctcgccactacaccgacccgccatggccccgctag